One Etheostoma cragini isolate CJK2018 chromosome 6, CSU_Ecrag_1.0, whole genome shotgun sequence DNA window includes the following coding sequences:
- the cep76 gene encoding centrosomal protein of 76 kDa, which produces MSLPPEKASELKQIIHNHLLKMDIHGKIREVLAETVKDDQGPAHRALSEADFLHALQRRGIIDDVMKDLHFTQEVPPDAGTGSLPKPAAHFVDKNITQLKKTNIDPSRRYLYLQVLGGKAFLEHLQEPEPLPGQVCSTFSLYLHYRNQRFHSKPVPCACEPDLKEGFLLEVHRDGSTGEGSKMMDATTMLSLCDPVHLVLIKTDTSSETALVSSYFLDWRTVLSSPSGKTCFAVELMGVGSECKVPAGVMTVSLELYPPLTETLSTDIISTQQSLERQRTAEKERLFLVYAKQWWREFLEIRPSHQSKMVKIFAQDENGVNRPVCSYVRVLRAGRLLESPRQAARFVSLLAQEKALVVGGGGKQEQWCTLMAFLCRGKGDCEDHATLLCSLLLGFGLDAFVCVGTKAKGTPHTWVLTRGTDGSTTFWESLTAHRYLHQAIDPDAPPLAPQPKPSSPYRTLGCVFNHQIFLANCQPTDAVELCVFDFENQSRWKAMSEEALKSVCAPGSTTSVPPMPPLCAPSLDPAAASNQLELEMRYLVSEHRKDLELATVWDDHLSYLLSSALAAYELERCTGVSCGNEEFQDAVRRAVPDGHTFKGFPIHFLHRNARRAFATCLRSPFCEEIVCCRGDHVRLAVRFRVFVYPENACAVWLMFACKYRSVL; this is translated from the exons ATGGACATCCATGGGAAGATTCGAGAGGTGCTGGCTGAGACTGTAAAGGACGACCAAGGCCCAGCACATCGAGCTCTGTCTGAGGCGGATTTCCTACATGCTCTGCAGCGCAGGGGCATTATAGATGATGTGATGAAGGACCTACACTTCACACAG GAAGTACCCCCAGATGCAGGAACAGGATCCCTTCCAAAGCCTGCTGCTCACTTTGTTGACAAGAATATTACTCagctaaaaaaaa ccAATATTGACCCATCTAGGCGGTACCTATATCTCCAAGTGCTTGGTGGTAAAGCCTTTCTGGAGCACCTTCAGGAGCCAGAGCCTTTACCTGGTCAAGTGTGTTCTACATTTTCACTTTACCTGCACTACCGCAACCAGAGGTTTCACTCAAAGCCAGTGCCTTGTGCCTGTGAACCTGATCTGAAGGAGGGTTTCCTCTTAGAGGTCCACAGAGATGGATCCACAG GAGAGGGCAGCAAAATGATGGACGCGACTACCATGCTGTCTTTGTGTGACCCGGTTCACTTGGTGCTGATCAAGACGGACACCTCCAGTGAGACAGCGCTGGTCTCGTCCTACTTCCTGGACTGGAGGACTGTTCTCAGCTCGCCCAGTGGGAAGACCTGTTTTGCTGTGGAGCTGATGGGAGTTG GAAGTGAATGTAAAGTCCCAGCTGGTGTTATGACTGTCAGCCTGGAGCTCTACCCCCCTCTCACAGAGACACTGAGCACTGACATCATCAGCACACAG CAATCACTGGAGAGGCAGAGGACAGCCGAGAAAGAGAGACTTTTCTTGGTTTATGCCAAACAGTGGTGGAGGGAGTTCCTCGAGATACGTCCATCGCACCAATCCAAAATGGTCAAGATCTTTGCACAG GATGAGAATGGCGTCAACAGGCCAGTGTGTTCTTATGTGCGTGTCTTGCGGGCAGGCCGACTTCTAGAGAGCCCTCGGCAGGCGGCCCGCTTCGTCAGCCTGCTGGCCCAGGAGAAGGCCCTAGTGGTGGGAGGGGGAGGCAAGCAGGAGCAGTGGTGCACATTAATGGCTTTCCTGTGTAGAGGGAAG GGCGACTGTGAGGACCACGCCACCCTGCTGTGTAGCTTACTGCTGGGATTTGGCCtggatgcatttgtgtgtgtgggtaccAAAGCCAAGGGAACCCCACACACCTGGGTCCTGACCCGGGGTACTGATGGGAGCACCACCTTCTGGGAGAGCCTGACTGCACACAG ATACCTGCACCAGGCCATAGATCCAGATGCCCCGCCTCTGGCTCCTCAGCCCAAACCCTCTTCCCCCTACCGCACTCTGGGCTGTGTCTTCAACCACCAGATCTTCCTGGCCAACTGCCAGCCCACCGATGCTGTGGAGCTTTGCGTCTTTGACTTTGAG AATCAGTCTCGGTGGAAGGCAATGAGCGAAGAGGCTCTGAAGTCTGTTTGCGCCCCAGGCTCCACCACCTCTGTGCCCCCTATGCCTCCACTCTGTGCCCCCTCTCTGGATCCTGCTGCTGCCAGCAACCAGCTGGAGCTGGAGATGCGCTACCTGGTTTCTGAGCACAGGAAG GACCTGGAATTGGCCACAGTATGGGACGACCACCTGTCCTACCTGCTGTCCTCGGCACTGGCAGCCTATGAGCTGGAGCGCTGCACTGGTGTCTCATGTGGCAACGAGGAGTTCCAGGACGCAGTGAGGAGGGCGGTGCCAGACGGACACACCTTCAAAGGCTTCCCCATCCACTTCTTGCACCGCAATGCTCGTAGAGCCTTTGCCACCTGCCTAAG GTCTCCGTTCTGTGAGGAGATAGTCTGTTGTCGTGGTGACCATGTGAGGCTTGCGGTCCGTTTTCGTGTGTTTGTCTATCCTGAGAATGCATGTGCAGTGTGGCTCATGTTTGCATGTAAATACCGCTCTGTACTCTGA